Part of the Tissierellales bacterium genome is shown below.
CTCATTTTCATTACTAGCTCTGAACCTACTTGACCTAATGCTCCAGTAACTAAGATTTTTTTCATCAAAATCCCCCCACATATAAAAATATTCTGAAAGTGTTTCTTCTACACTTACAGAATATCTCATATACATATATAAATCAAGTAGTTAATCTATAAATTTATTGTAATTTTTTACAATTTCCAAAGTCAATTTTTCAATCTCATCCTGCTTTTCATGCGATCCAGAGTCATATATTCCTATTACGTCCATGCCAGCACCTACACCAGCTTTTACTCCCGCCAAAGTGTCCTCGTGCACAAGACACTTGTCCGACTTTATTTGAAGTTTTTTAGCCACACCTAAGAATATATCTGGGTAAGGCTTGCCTCTATCTACTTCACAAGAAGTCATTATAATATCAAAAAAATGCAAAACACTATTTCCTTCAAGCGTTGCTAAAGCTAACTCTCTAGAATTACTAGTTCCTACAGCAAGTTTCACTCCTTGCTTCTTAAGTTTTTCTAAATATTCTCTCGCACCTTGCTTAAGTTTAACCTTATCTCTATAAAAATGCCTAGCCATATCGTTCCATACATCTTTTATTGAATCTATTTCCTCTTTTAGTTCGAATCTTTCTTTAAAATATTGTGCTGTCTCTGTAAAACTCATTCCTTCTATTGCATCTTGTAAATCTTCTGGAACTTTAAATCCTCTTTCATCTAAAAATTCTATATCTATTGCATCCCACACCCACATAGAGTCAACTAATGTTCCATCTAAATCAAATATAACTGCTTCGTATTTTCTCATTAATTCTATACTTCCCTTCTCAACTATTTACTCATACCACAGTGTTTTTTTAGTAGTCGATATTCCTATCGCTCCAGCTTGCAAACTGTGTATAACATCTTCTTTATCCATTATTAGCCCTCCTGTTATAACGGGCTGACTTGTCTCTTTAACAATTTTTTTCGTTATCTTGTCATTTATTCCTGGTAATATTTCAATTGCATTTGCCTTGAAAGATTTCATAGACTCAATTCCACGTTTTAGTGAAAGCGAATCTAATATAAAAAATCTCTGAATAGTAAACAATCCTAGTTCCATAGCTTTTCTAGCCAATTGGGTTTTAGTAGTTATAATGCCATCTGGTTTTATTTTTTTTGCAATATACTCTAATGCAACTGCATCTTTAGAAAAACCTTCTAGTAAATCTACATGAACAAAAACCATTTTCTTGGCATTTTGAATTTTGCCAACTGCATCTTTTATATTAAAAATATCTCCAGTCAGTAAAAAGATCATCTCACTAGGCGATTCTATTGCTTCTTCAAGATGGTCCATATGATTAACTGCTGCAATTACTGGATTTTCATGTATTCTATCAAAAAACTCCATATCAAGACCTCCTTCTCCCATAGATATATTATAACAAATATGAATGTACTTTATACAGAATCAAATATATTTTAAAACAGCTCATAACTATTTAACATTACAGGAAGTTTTAATGTATCTAACACTTTTTCAACCAAGACACCCTCTCTATTTGGATAATCGTATCCATAGCTAGCTCTTATAGCCGACGTAACAAATTGAACACTTCGATCTAGTGCCATTGGAAGACTGTCTCCTTGCAATAAACTACCAACCAATACGCTAGTAAACGCATCACCCGTACCTGGATATTGCGTAGGTATATAAACGCAATCAACTCTCCAGAACCTATTGTCTTTTTTATTATATGCCACAACATATGTCTTTTTTGTTCTTTTATCATGAGGAACACTAGTTATTATAACTGTTTCTGGACCCAAATTTGACAGTTCAATCAACCAGTTTTTCAGTTCATCATCTGATAATATTTCTTTTTCAGTTTTTTTCCCTAAAAGCAAAGCCGCTTCTGTAAAATTTGGTGTAATCACATCAGCCAATGATATAAAATCCCTCATAGCATTTACCATGTTCACATCCATAGTTGAATATAGCTCTCCATCATCCGCCATAACAGGATCTATTACAACAAGTGGTTTTTTTTCAAATGCCCTTATGTAATTCGTTATTATATCTATTTGATTTACCGATCCTAAAAAGCCCGTATATACACAGTCAAACCATAAATTTAATTCATGCCAATGATTTAAGTAACTAGTCATATGGTCTGTCAAATCTATGAAAGTATATCCTTCAAAATCTCCCGTATGAGTTGAAAGTATAGCTGTAGGAACTGAGCAAACCTGTATACCCATAGTTGATATTATGGGTATAATTGAAGACAATGCCGCTCGGCCAAACCCTGATAAATCATGTATTGCTGCTATTTTTTTTACTGGTACTTGATTCATTTTAATACCTCTTTTCCATATTTTCTATTTATTACTCAAACTTTGCACTTGAATAAATATATATGGTTATTTGGGATGCGAAGTTTGAGTTTATTATTATTTTTTGGGGTATTATATCTATGTCTTATTAAAAAGGAGGGTTTTCGTATGAATTCTGAACTCATAAAAATTCTAGATAAAAATCTTTTGATTTCAAAACAGATTCAAGAACTATCATCTAAAAAAAACAAACTGCTAAAAGTTGAATTACCATCTAAATACAGTCGTCAACCTCATTATCTAAAACTCATCCCCTATATATTATATCTTATCGTAGCTTATATTTTATTTCTAGTTTTAAAAAATTTAAATTTACCACAATTAATATTGAATTTATTAGCATCAAAATTATCTGACACAATGCAAACTTTTTTAGAAGAAGTATTTTTATCTTCATTCTTTAACGGTGCTCTAGCTATAATTTATGTGCTAATCGTATTAGCAAATTGGGGTATCGCTCACAGATGGAGTAATAAATTTTACGATACAATTTGTAAAAAACGCATAGCTGATAGAAAATTATTTATAAAAGAGGAGTCAAAACGTCTAAATCATAAATACAGCGATGAACTAAATGAAATATCGACGTCTATAGACGACTTGTGCAAATCTTCAGATTTACACTGTCAATTCTTAGTTCCACAGAAAATCGAAAAAATGAAAATTATTGCATCAACTCATAAAATTAATTCTATAGACGAATGCATAAATATTTTTTCAAAAAAAGAATTTGAATCAAGAATTATACAAAAATTAGATACTATTATTGAGTTACAAAAAGAACTTATACATCATGTAGTAGAATAATAAAAAACCTTCAATATCTAACTATTAGTTTAGATATTGAAGGTTTTTTATTATTTTACCCATTGATATGCTGGTCTTATAATTTTTGTATCACTCATTAATTGTTCCATCCTATGTGCAGACCATCCCACTATTCTAGCACATGCAAACAGTGGAGTGTAAAGTTCTTCTGGTATTCCAAGCCTATCATACACAAATCCTGAATAAAAATCTACATTTGCAGCTATATCAAAAGACTCTCCTTTTAATTCTCTAAATAGTTCTTTTGCTATTCGCTCCACATCCAAATAAAGATTATACTCATCAATTGAATTCTTTTCAATTGCCAGTTTTTGAGCTTCTCTTTTTAAAATTTCGGCTCTCGGATCTGTCTTAGTATAAACAGCATGTCCCATACCATATATAAGCCCCTTACCATCAAATGCCTCTTTACTAAGTATCGCCTTCAAATAACATCTTATACTTTCTTCTGAATAATCTTCACAGCTACTCTTTAAATCATCCATCATTTTTTTTACTTTTAAATTTGCTCCACCATGCTTACTTCCCTTTAAACA
Proteins encoded:
- a CDS encoding HAD family phosphatase produces the protein MRKYEAVIFDLDGTLVDSMWVWDAIDIEFLDERGFKVPEDLQDAIEGMSFTETAQYFKERFELKEEIDSIKDVWNDMARHFYRDKVKLKQGAREYLEKLKKQGVKLAVGTSNSRELALATLEGNSVLHFFDIIMTSCEVDRGKPYPDIFLGVAKKLQIKSDKCLVHEDTLAGVKAGVGAGMDVIGIYDSGSHEKQDEIEKLTLEIVKNYNKFID
- a CDS encoding glycerol-3-phosphate responsive antiterminator, translated to MEFFDRIHENPVIAAVNHMDHLEEAIESPSEMIFLLTGDIFNIKDAVGKIQNAKKMVFVHVDLLEGFSKDAVALEYIAKKIKPDGIITTKTQLARKAMELGLFTIQRFFILDSLSLKRGIESMKSFKANAIEILPGINDKITKKIVKETSQPVITGGLIMDKEDVIHSLQAGAIGISTTKKTLWYE
- a CDS encoding pyridoxamine kinase, whose translation is MNQVPVKKIAAIHDLSGFGRAALSSIIPIISTMGIQVCSVPTAILSTHTGDFEGYTFIDLTDHMTSYLNHWHELNLWFDCVYTGFLGSVNQIDIITNYIRAFEKKPLVVIDPVMADDGELYSTMDVNMVNAMRDFISLADVITPNFTEAALLLGKKTEKEILSDDELKNWLIELSNLGPETVIITSVPHDKRTKKTYVVAYNKKDNRFWRVDCVYIPTQYPGTGDAFTSVLVGSLLQGDSLPMALDRSVQFVTSAIRASYGYDYPNREGVLVEKVLDTLKLPVMLNSYELF